In Urechidicola croceus, a single window of DNA contains:
- a CDS encoding peroxiredoxin, which produces MALVGKKFPNIEVDAISEMGDNLRLNVLEEAVNKSKKVLLFWYPKDFTFVCPTELHAFQAALPEFEKRNTLVIGASCDTNEVHFAWLNTPKDNGGIEGVTYPLIADTTRNLSNILGILDIEEETFNEEYNTVHIEGSNVTYRATYLIDEDGKVFHESVNDMPLGRNVNEYLRLIDAYAHVQEKGEVCPANWEEGKEAMSADRNSTAEYLAKN; this is translated from the coding sequence ATGGCATTAGTAGGTAAAAAATTTCCAAACATTGAAGTTGACGCAATCTCTGAAATGGGTGATAACTTAAGATTAAACGTTTTAGAAGAAGCTGTAAATAAAAGTAAAAAAGTACTATTATTTTGGTACCCAAAAGATTTCACTTTTGTTTGCCCAACAGAATTACATGCATTTCAAGCAGCTTTACCTGAATTTGAAAAACGTAATACGTTAGTCATCGGTGCTTCATGTGATACAAACGAAGTTCACTTTGCTTGGTTAAATACTCCTAAAGATAATGGTGGAATTGAAGGTGTAACATATCCTTTAATTGCTGATACAACTAGAAACTTATCAAACATTCTTGGAATTTTAGATATTGAAGAAGAAACTTTTAACGAAGAGTACAATACTGTACATATTGAAGGTTCAAATGTAACTTATAGAGCAACTTACCTTATTGATGAAGACGGAAAAGTGTTTCATGAAAGTGTAAATGATATGCCACTTGGAAGAAATGTAAATGAATATTTACGTTTAATCGATGCTTATGCACACGTACAAGAAAAAGGTGAAGTATGTCCTGCAAACTGGGAAGAAGGTAAAGAAGCAATGAGTGCTGATAGAAATAGTACTGCTGAATATTTAGCTAAAAACTAA
- a CDS encoding thioredoxin family protein, protein MLQELTEDNLAQIVAENNKVIVQYSATWCGNCRIMKPKFKKLAAENEDTVFVIADAEKFPESRKLATVDNLPTFATFEKGTKVNQTQTNKFDVLKELVSEII, encoded by the coding sequence ATGTTACAAGAATTAACCGAAGATAATTTAGCTCAAATAGTCGCTGAAAATAATAAAGTAATTGTACAATATTCGGCTACTTGGTGTGGAAATTGTAGAATTATGAAGCCTAAATTCAAAAAATTGGCAGCAGAAAATGAGGATACAGTTTTTGTAATTGCTGATGCTGAAAAGTTCCCAGAATCAAGAAAATTAGCAACTGTTGACAATTTACCGACTTTTGCAACTTTTGAGAAAGGAACTAAAGTAAATCAAACTCAGACTAACAAATTCGATGTTTTAAAAGAATTGGTTAGCGAGATTATTTAA
- a CDS encoding DUF6952 family protein: MKIPIIKQLTTFIEKNDEDYVVEALEVLEDLTEIPSLKDEELDIIGELISNMYGALEVHNEIKKGASKKDAMNGFMKRVLGSIDK, translated from the coding sequence ATGAAAATACCTATCATAAAGCAATTGACAACTTTTATTGAGAAAAATGATGAAGATTATGTTGTTGAAGCACTTGAAGTTTTAGAAGATTTAACAGAAATTCCTTCATTAAAAGATGAAGAACTAGACATTATTGGTGAATTAATTTCCAATATGTATGGTGCTTTAGAAGTTCACAATGAAATTAAAAAAGGTGCCTCTAAAAAAGATGCAATGAATGGTTTTATGAAACGAGTTTTAGGCTCTATTGATAAATAG
- a CDS encoding ankyrin repeat domain-containing protein, which produces MENINRLFDSIRTRDNDTLKTLLGANPKLVEAKDTRGFTPLIFATYFDNEEATKLLVENNAPINDKDASGNTALIGVSFKGNTDFASYLIENGASLNEVNKDGTTALSFATQYNKGEIVKLLLGHKADTTIKDNVGKTAYDYAVEKDFKEIAELLK; this is translated from the coding sequence ATGGAAAATATAAATAGATTATTTGATAGTATACGTACAAGAGATAATGATACGTTGAAAACGTTATTGGGTGCCAATCCTAAATTGGTTGAGGCAAAAGATACACGTGGTTTTACACCATTAATTTTTGCAACTTATTTTGATAATGAAGAAGCTACAAAATTATTAGTTGAGAACAATGCACCAATTAATGACAAAGACGCTTCAGGAAATACAGCCTTAATAGGTGTTAGTTTTAAAGGTAATACTGATTTTGCAAGTTATTTAATTGAAAATGGAGCTTCTTTAAATGAAGTAAATAAAGATGGAACAACAGCATTGTCATTTGCAACACAATATAATAAAGGTGAGATTGTTAAATTACTTTTAGGTCATAAAGCTGATACAACGATTAAAGATAACGTAGGGAAAACAGCATATGATTATGCAGTAGAAAAAGATTTTAAAGAAATAGCCGAATTACTTAAGTAG
- the katG gene encoding catalase/peroxidase HPI encodes MDNNKHVNGDISKCPFMHGGNTATEKSVMDWWPNALNLDILHQHDVKTNPLGEKFNYQEELKKLDVQELKKDLHNLMTDSQDWWPADWGHYGGLMIRMAWHAAGSYRISDGRGGGGTGNQRFAPLNSWPDNVSLDKARRLLWPIKKKYGNKLSWADLIILAGTIAYESMGLKTFGFAFGREDIWGPEKDTYWGAEKEWLMPSDERYENVDNPETMENPLAAVQMGLIYVNPEGVNGKPDPMKTAAQVRETFKRMAMNDEETVALTAGGHTVGKTHGNGDASILGADPEAAPVEEQGFGWSNPTKTGVGRDTVTSGLEGAWTTHPTKWDNGFFEMLFNHEWELRKSPAGAQQWEPVSIKEEDMPVDVEDLTTRHNPMMTDADMAMKVDPIYREISLKYMNDFEAFSDAFARAWFKLTHRDMGPKERYFGPDAPKEDLIWQDPIPQGIKEYDVDAVKAKIGSSGLSISEMVSTAWDSARTFRGSDYRGGANGARIRLAPQKDWEGNEPERLSKVLTVLEPISAEFGISVADTIVLAGNVGVEKAIQNAGMNINVPFMTGRGDATDEMTDAESFEYLEPVADGYRNWLKKDYVVSPEEILLDRTQLMGLTAPEMTVLVGGLRVLGTNYGNTSHGVFTDNVGALTNDFFVNLTDMAYKWKPIENGIYNICDRKTGKTKWTATRVDLVFGSNSILRSYAEVYAQDDSKEKFVKDFVAAWTKVMNADRFDLK; translated from the coding sequence ATGGATAATAATAAGCATGTAAACGGAGATATAAGTAAATGTCCATTTATGCATGGAGGAAACACTGCTACTGAAAAATCGGTAATGGATTGGTGGCCAAACGCATTAAATTTAGATATTTTACATCAACACGATGTTAAAACGAATCCATTAGGAGAAAAATTTAACTATCAAGAGGAATTAAAAAAATTAGATGTTCAAGAACTTAAAAAGGACCTTCATAATTTAATGACCGACAGTCAAGATTGGTGGCCTGCAGATTGGGGACATTACGGAGGATTGATGATTCGTATGGCATGGCATGCTGCAGGTTCATATAGAATCTCAGATGGTCGTGGAGGAGGAGGAACTGGAAACCAGCGCTTCGCACCACTTAATTCATGGCCAGATAACGTTAGTTTGGATAAGGCAAGACGTTTACTTTGGCCAATAAAGAAAAAATATGGTAACAAATTAAGTTGGGCTGATTTAATTATTTTGGCAGGAACTATTGCTTACGAGAGTATGGGATTGAAAACTTTTGGTTTTGCATTTGGAAGAGAAGATATTTGGGGGCCAGAAAAAGATACTTATTGGGGTGCCGAAAAAGAATGGCTAATGCCAAGTGATGAACGTTATGAGAATGTTGATAATCCTGAAACTATGGAAAATCCATTAGCAGCGGTACAAATGGGATTAATTTATGTAAATCCTGAAGGTGTTAATGGTAAACCAGATCCGATGAAAACTGCAGCACAAGTACGTGAAACTTTTAAACGTATGGCAATGAACGATGAAGAAACAGTGGCCTTAACAGCAGGTGGTCACACTGTAGGAAAAACACATGGAAATGGAGATGCAAGTATTTTAGGAGCAGATCCTGAGGCTGCGCCAGTTGAAGAGCAAGGTTTTGGATGGTCAAATCCTACTAAAACAGGTGTTGGTCGTGATACAGTAACGAGTGGATTAGAAGGTGCTTGGACAACACATCCTACAAAATGGGATAATGGTTTCTTTGAAATGTTGTTTAATCATGAATGGGAGTTACGAAAAAGTCCTGCTGGTGCTCAGCAATGGGAGCCAGTAAGTATAAAGGAAGAAGATATGCCAGTTGACGTTGAAGATTTGACTACTCGTCATAATCCTATGATGACTGATGCTGATATGGCAATGAAAGTTGATCCAATATACAGAGAGATTTCTTTGAAATATATGAATGATTTTGAAGCTTTTTCTGATGCATTTGCAAGAGCGTGGTTTAAATTAACACATCGTGATATGGGACCAAAAGAACGCTATTTTGGCCCTGATGCTCCAAAAGAAGATTTGATATGGCAAGACCCTATTCCTCAAGGAATAAAAGAGTATGATGTTGATGCTGTAAAGGCAAAAATTGGTAGTTCTGGCTTGAGTATTTCAGAAATGGTTTCTACAGCTTGGGATAGCGCAAGAACATTTAGAGGTTCAGATTATAGAGGTGGTGCAAACGGTGCACGCATTCGATTAGCGCCTCAAAAAGATTGGGAAGGTAATGAACCTGAAAGACTTTCAAAAGTTTTAACTGTTTTGGAGCCTATTTCTGCTGAATTTGGAATTAGCGTTGCAGATACCATTGTATTAGCTGGTAATGTAGGTGTTGAAAAAGCTATACAAAATGCAGGTATGAATATTAATGTACCTTTTATGACAGGTCGTGGAGATGCAACTGATGAAATGACTGATGCTGAGTCTTTTGAATATTTAGAGCCTGTAGCCGATGGTTATAGGAATTGGTTGAAAAAAGATTATGTAGTAAGTCCAGAAGAGATTCTATTAGATCGTACTCAATTAATGGGATTAACTGCTCCTGAAATGACTGTTTTAGTTGGTGGATTGAGAGTTCTGGGCACAAATTATGGAAACACAAGCCATGGTGTATTTACAGATAATGTAGGTGCTTTAACTAATGATTTTTTCGTGAACTTAACGGATATGGCATATAAGTGGAAACCAATTGAAAATGGAATTTACAATATTTGTGACCGTAAAACAGGTAAAACTAAATGGACTGCTACAAGAGTTGATTTAGTATTTGGCTCAAATTCAATACTTAGATCTTATGCAGAAGTTTATGCACAAGATGATAGCAAAGAAAAATTTGTAAAAGACTTTGTTGCTGCTTGGACTAAAGTGATGAATGCAGATCGTTTTGATTTAAAATAA
- the tpx gene encoding thiol peroxidase: MATITLKGNKFHTSGELPSEGTKALDFSLVAGDLSRKTLADFKGSKLILNIFPSVDTGTCATSVRVFNKTASNLENTKVLCISRDLPFAQGRFCGAEGIENVVMLSDFVSGSFGDLYGLNIIDGPLQGLNSRCIVVIDEDGKIIYTEQVPETVDEPNYDAALDALK, encoded by the coding sequence ATGGCTACAATAACATTAAAAGGAAACAAATTTCACACATCAGGTGAATTACCTTCTGAAGGTACAAAAGCACTAGATTTTTCATTGGTCGCAGGAGATTTATCTCGTAAGACATTAGCCGATTTTAAAGGTTCAAAGTTAATTTTAAATATTTTTCCAAGTGTTGATACAGGAACATGTGCTACATCTGTTAGAGTATTTAACAAAACTGCATCCAATCTTGAAAACACAAAAGTTTTATGTATTTCACGCGACTTACCATTTGCCCAAGGTCGTTTTTGTGGAGCAGAAGGAATTGAAAATGTTGTAATGCTTTCAGATTTTGTATCTGGATCTTTTGGAGATTTGTATGGATTAAATATAATCGATGGACCCTTACAAGGATTGAATTCTCGTTGTATTGTGGTTATTGATGAAGATGGAAAAATAATTTATACAGAACAAGTTCCTGAAACAGTTGATGAACCTAATTATGATGCTGCACTTGATGCATTAAAATAA
- a CDS encoding diacylglycerol kinase family protein, giving the protein MNKSKDNFFIGRLKSIKYAAKGGWLLLTTEHSIIVQTIIAIIMTLVGFMFNISTTEWLFQIIAIALVITAESANTAIEYLCDFIHPEYNKKIGFIKDISAGIPFIAAIFAVIIGLIIYIPKFM; this is encoded by the coding sequence ATGAATAAATCAAAAGACAATTTTTTTATTGGTCGATTGAAAAGTATTAAATATGCTGCTAAAGGTGGATGGTTATTACTAACCACTGAACATAGTATAATTGTTCAAACAATTATTGCTATAATAATGACTTTGGTTGGATTCATGTTTAATATTTCAACTACCGAATGGTTATTTCAAATTATTGCAATAGCATTAGTAATTACTGCAGAATCTGCAAATACTGCGATTGAATATTTATGTGATTTCATTCATCCTGAATACAATAAAAAAATTGGGTTTATAAAAGATATTTCAGCAGGAATTCCTTTTATTGCGGCAATATTTGCAGTAATTATTGGTTTGATTATATATATTCCAAAATTTATGTAA
- a CDS encoding FtsK/SpoIIIE family DNA translocase, with product MAKKKKPTKIEPKKPRFQSAKAFLENRQTQTTFGLFLAIFAIFLLVAFTSFLFSWETDQSELTEFTNKSSNVKNLLGKIGHSLSNFFMYKGFGIAAFILPILIFFTGIYLLLQVHLKKIRKSWGWGILGMLWLSILTGFFTKAGSLLSGVVGFEMNNYLQKFLGKTGVLLLLIFGLLSYFAIRFKINAHHISKLLKRKEKVIGQTSTDSEKNATQNDPVTQKTEELSLKPNESIEKSEFELSVENLQPTIKNYLGKKEPKKEVALDIETPPEEDVEIAIEKIVEEKTESENLSDKLVKDFGEFDPKLELGTFKFPTLNLLREFNESISIDQEELEANKNRIVETLNNYKIGIAQIKATVGPTVTLYEIVPEAGIRISKIKNLEDDIALSLSALGIRIIAPIPGKGTIGIEVPNKKATMVSMKSMIASTKFQNAQMELPIALGKTISNESFVVDLAKMPHLLMAGATGQGKSVGLNVILTSLLYKKHPAEVKFVLVDPKKVELTLFNKIERHYLAKLPDTDEAIITDTTKVVHTLNSLCIEMDNRYDLLKSAMVRNIKEYNEKFKTRKLNPENGHQFLPYIVLVIDEFADLIMTAGKEVETPIARLAQLARAIGIHLIVATQRPSVNVITGIIKANFPSRIAFRVTSKIDSRTILDSSGADQLIGKGDMLYSGGNQLVRIQCAFVDTPEVEKITDFIGSQKAYPEAHLLPEFLGEESGTSLDININDRDSLFKDACLVIVRAQQGSASLLQRKLKLGYNRAGRLIDQLEAAGIVGPFEGSKARQVLVPDEMALNQLLDNEKK from the coding sequence ATGGCTAAGAAGAAAAAACCAACTAAAATTGAACCAAAAAAACCTCGCTTTCAAAGTGCTAAAGCATTTTTAGAAAACAGACAAACTCAAACAACTTTTGGATTATTTTTAGCAATTTTTGCTATTTTTCTGCTCGTAGCATTTACTTCGTTTCTATTTAGTTGGGAAACTGACCAAAGTGAATTAACTGAATTTACCAATAAAAGCTCTAATGTTAAAAATCTTTTAGGTAAAATTGGTCATAGTTTGAGTAATTTTTTCATGTATAAAGGTTTTGGAATTGCAGCATTCATACTACCCATCTTAATATTTTTTACAGGAATTTATTTATTACTACAAGTGCACCTTAAAAAAATTAGAAAATCTTGGGGATGGGGAATTCTTGGTATGTTATGGCTTTCTATACTGACAGGTTTTTTTACAAAAGCAGGATCTCTTCTATCTGGTGTTGTTGGGTTTGAAATGAATAATTATTTGCAAAAATTTTTAGGAAAAACTGGTGTTTTACTACTTCTAATTTTTGGGTTACTTTCCTATTTTGCAATTCGTTTTAAAATTAATGCACATCATATTTCAAAACTTTTAAAAAGAAAAGAAAAAGTGATAGGTCAAACCTCTACAGATTCAGAAAAAAATGCTACGCAAAATGATCCTGTTACTCAAAAAACAGAAGAATTATCACTAAAACCAAATGAATCAATTGAAAAATCAGAATTCGAATTATCTGTTGAAAATTTACAGCCAACTATAAAAAATTATTTAGGTAAAAAAGAACCTAAAAAAGAAGTGGCTTTAGATATTGAAACACCTCCTGAAGAAGATGTTGAAATTGCCATAGAAAAAATTGTTGAAGAAAAAACTGAGTCTGAAAATTTATCTGATAAATTAGTAAAAGATTTTGGTGAATTTGATCCTAAACTTGAATTGGGAACTTTTAAATTTCCTACACTTAATTTGTTACGTGAATTCAATGAAAGTATATCAATTGATCAAGAAGAATTAGAAGCCAATAAAAATAGAATTGTTGAAACTCTTAACAACTATAAAATTGGTATTGCACAAATCAAAGCAACTGTAGGTCCTACAGTAACACTATATGAAATAGTTCCAGAAGCAGGAATTCGTATTTCAAAAATTAAAAATTTAGAAGATGATATTGCATTATCATTATCAGCTTTAGGAATACGTATTATTGCTCCAATACCAGGAAAAGGAACTATTGGTATTGAAGTTCCTAATAAAAAAGCAACTATGGTTTCTATGAAATCAATGATTGCATCAACAAAATTTCAAAATGCACAAATGGAATTACCAATTGCACTTGGTAAAACAATTTCAAATGAGAGTTTTGTTGTTGACTTAGCCAAAATGCCACACCTTTTAATGGCTGGGGCAACAGGTCAAGGAAAATCTGTTGGTTTGAATGTAATTCTTACTTCATTATTATATAAAAAACATCCTGCAGAAGTTAAATTTGTTTTAGTTGACCCTAAAAAGGTTGAATTAACCCTTTTTAATAAAATTGAAAGACATTATTTAGCCAAACTTCCTGATACAGATGAAGCGATAATTACTGATACTACCAAGGTTGTACACACTCTAAATTCTTTGTGTATAGAAATGGATAATCGTTATGATTTATTAAAATCTGCAATGGTTAGAAATATCAAAGAGTATAATGAAAAGTTTAAAACACGTAAGTTAAATCCTGAAAACGGACATCAATTTCTTCCGTATATAGTTTTAGTTATTGATGAGTTTGCAGATTTAATTATGACAGCAGGAAAAGAAGTTGAAACACCAATAGCTAGATTAGCGCAGTTAGCTCGTGCTATTGGTATACACTTAATAGTTGCTACACAAAGACCTTCAGTTAATGTTATAACTGGTATAATAAAAGCCAATTTCCCATCAAGAATAGCTTTTAGGGTTACATCAAAAATTGATTCAAGAACAATACTTGATAGTTCAGGTGCCGATCAACTAATAGGAAAAGGTGATATGCTTTATTCTGGCGGAAATCAACTAGTACGTATTCAGTGTGCATTTGTAGACACTCCTGAAGTTGAAAAAATCACTGATTTTATAGGCTCTCAAAAAGCATATCCTGAAGCACATCTACTACCAGAGTTTTTAGGTGAAGAAAGTGGCACAAGTCTTGATATAAATATCAACGATAGAGATTCTTTGTTTAAAGATGCGTGCTTAGTTATTGTCCGAGCACAACAAGGTTCGGCCTCCTTATTACAAAGAAAATTAAAACTTGGTTACAATCGTGCAGGACGATTAATCGATCAATTGGAAGCAGCAGGAATTGTTGGTCCATTTGAAGGTAGTAAAGCAAGACAAGTTTTGGTTCCTGATGAAATGGCTCTAAATCAACTATTAGATAACGAGAAAAAATAA
- a CDS encoding LolA family protein gives MKKLAVLVFLFTSALGFSQSAKQLLDDVAQKVKSYDNIYIEFEHKLDNTIANLHQETHGNATLKNDLYRFNFMGIEQLYDGKKIFMIIHEDEEVIIKQPNSEDQSTITPSKMLTFYENGYTYELDILQNVNGRKIQYIKLIPIDSDSEMAHVLLGIDSVTKHIYKVIETGKDDTTTTITISKFDTNMPISNKLFTFDKEKFDSKGYDITEPK, from the coding sequence ATGAAAAAATTAGCAGTTTTAGTATTTTTATTTACATCAGCACTTGGTTTTAGTCAAAGTGCTAAACAATTATTGGATGATGTAGCTCAAAAAGTCAAGTCATATGACAATATTTATATTGAATTTGAACACAAATTAGACAATACTATTGCCAACTTACATCAAGAAACACATGGTAATGCAACATTGAAAAATGATTTGTATCGATTCAATTTTATGGGAATTGAGCAATTATACGATGGGAAAAAAATTTTTATGATTATTCATGAAGATGAAGAAGTTATAATAAAACAACCAAATTCAGAAGATCAATCAACTATCACTCCGTCAAAAATGTTGACTTTTTATGAAAATGGCTATACTTATGAATTAGATATTTTACAAAATGTAAATGGTAGAAAAATTCAATATATAAAATTAATACCTATTGATAGTGATTCAGAAATGGCTCATGTCTTATTAGGAATAGATAGTGTAACAAAACATATATATAAAGTTATTGAAACTGGTAAAGATGATACAACAACAACAATTACTATTTCAAAATTTGACACAAATATGCCTATTTCAAATAAGTTATTTACCTTTGACAAAGAAAAATTTGATTCAAAAGGTTATGATATAACCGAACCTAAATAA
- a CDS encoding LptF/LptG family permease: MKKLDIYILKSFIQPFFATFFVILFVLVLQAVWVGFDEISGKGVDMSFILKFVGYLTLTVVPMAMPIGILLSSIMALGNFAENYEFAAVKSAGISLRRFIMPVMIFTIFLSGINFLFLNYVYPHATLKQKNMFLNVKKKQPALALVAGTFNTEIPGYTIKFDEKYGEEQNFLRNVQISDLKANKGKLKVITAKDAEITTEEGSKYMTFILKDGHYYEELTNKRDKKDERIKMPASKATFDTYTINIDISSFNNDDLESEKYKNHHQMLSLNQLRNQSDTTKINYDKYIKNRSDQLYFALGGDRLLKNVDTLKTKNLDIDILKNFDLSKKVNIVTAAIQNVNREIINMTNSTESFKIKRKTLNLFDHEFHNRLAFSFACLVLFFIGAPLGSIIRKGGFGLPMVMAIIIFVIYFFISSFGRNLAEESAISASLGGWLSTIVLLPFGVILTMRAAKDKGMFNIDTFFNSFNKFFRRIKLKKDKAKR; encoded by the coding sequence TTGAAAAAACTCGATATTTATATCTTAAAAAGTTTTATACAGCCTTTTTTCGCTACATTTTTTGTCATTTTATTTGTCCTAGTACTGCAAGCAGTTTGGGTTGGTTTTGATGAAATATCTGGTAAAGGTGTAGACATGAGTTTTATTCTCAAATTTGTAGGTTATTTAACACTTACAGTTGTTCCTATGGCTATGCCCATAGGAATTTTACTTTCTTCAATAATGGCCCTAGGTAACTTTGCCGAAAACTACGAGTTTGCCGCTGTGAAATCAGCAGGAATTTCTTTAAGAAGGTTTATTATGCCTGTTATGATTTTTACAATTTTCCTTAGTGGAATTAACTTTCTATTTCTCAATTATGTGTATCCACATGCAACATTAAAACAAAAAAATATGTTTCTTAATGTAAAAAAGAAACAACCAGCATTGGCATTAGTTGCTGGTACTTTTAATACTGAAATCCCAGGTTATACTATAAAATTTGATGAAAAATATGGTGAAGAGCAGAATTTCTTGAGAAATGTTCAAATATCAGATCTAAAAGCAAATAAAGGAAAGTTAAAGGTAATTACAGCCAAAGATGCTGAAATTACTACTGAAGAAGGAAGTAAATACATGACTTTTATTTTAAAAGATGGTCATTATTATGAAGAACTAACCAATAAAAGAGATAAAAAAGATGAACGTATTAAAATGCCTGCTTCGAAAGCCACTTTTGATACATACACAATAAATATAGATATATCTTCTTTTAACAATGATGATTTAGAAAGTGAAAAATACAAAAACCATCATCAAATGCTCAGTTTGAATCAATTAAGAAATCAATCTGACACTACTAAAATCAATTACGATAAATATATTAAAAATAGATCAGATCAGTTGTATTTCGCTTTAGGTGGTGATAGACTACTTAAAAATGTTGATACATTAAAAACAAAGAATTTAGATATAGATATTTTAAAGAATTTTGATTTATCAAAAAAAGTAAATATTGTTACTGCTGCAATTCAAAATGTAAATCGTGAAATAATAAATATGACTAATTCTACTGAGAGTTTTAAAATCAAGAGAAAAACATTAAATCTATTTGATCATGAATTCCATAATCGTCTAGCATTTTCATTTGCTTGTTTAGTCTTATTCTTTATTGGAGCACCTTTAGGATCAATAATTAGAAAAGGTGGATTTGGTTTGCCAATGGTTATGGCAATCATTATTTTTGTTATCTATTTCTTTATATCCTCTTTTGGAAGAAATTTAGCCGAAGAGAGTGCTATTTCAGCATCATTAGGTGGTTGGCTTTCAACGATTGTATTATTACCATTTGGAGTAATTTTAACAATGAGAGCCGCTAAAGATAAAGGAATGTTTAATATTGATACATTTTTTAATTCTTTTAATAAGTTCTTTAGAAGAATTAAACTTAAAAAAGATAAAGCGAAACGATAA
- the ribB gene encoding 3,4-dihydroxy-2-butanone-4-phosphate synthase produces the protein MESIAKNIQLNTIEEAIEDIRNGKVVIVVDDENRENEGDFIAAAETVTPEMINFMATYGRGLICAPLTEDRCKELDLEMMVQNNTVMHNTQFTVSVDLIGHGCTTGISVHDRAKTIKSLVKKETRGFDLGRPGHIFPLRAKNGGVLRRTGHTEAAVDLARLAGFQPAGILVEILNENGTMARLPQLVKVAKQFDLKLISIEDLVAYRMEHDSLIDKIEDFNINTQFGEFRLRAYKQTTNNQIHIALTKGSWKPTDEVLVKVNSTLINNALGLLTEKPDDKFQRIFDLINHEKAGAVVFINQENQPQDLVNHLKSLKTNTTKSSSDMDKKDFGIGAQILHDLGIVKLRVITNAKNITKRVGMTGYGLEITDYINY, from the coding sequence ATGGAAAGTATTGCAAAAAACATTCAATTAAATACAATTGAAGAAGCGATCGAAGATATAAGAAATGGCAAAGTTGTTATTGTTGTTGATGATGAAAATCGTGAAAATGAAGGAGATTTTATTGCTGCTGCAGAAACTGTAACTCCAGAAATGATTAATTTCATGGCTACTTACGGTCGCGGATTAATATGTGCTCCACTTACCGAAGATAGATGCAAAGAATTAGATCTTGAAATGATGGTTCAAAATAATACAGTAATGCACAATACACAATTTACTGTTTCAGTAGATTTAATTGGGCATGGTTGTACTACTGGAATTTCAGTACATGATAGAGCTAAAACAATAAAATCATTAGTTAAAAAAGAAACTAGAGGTTTTGACCTTGGTCGGCCTGGACATATTTTTCCATTAAGAGCAAAAAACGGTGGAGTTCTTCGTAGAACTGGCCATACCGAAGCAGCAGTTGATCTTGCAAGATTGGCTGGATTTCAACCTGCTGGAATTTTAGTTGAAATTCTTAATGAAAATGGAACCATGGCTAGATTGCCTCAATTGGTGAAAGTTGCAAAACAATTTGATTTAAAACTAATTTCAATAGAAGATTTAGTTGCATATAGAATGGAACATGATTCTTTAATTGATAAAATTGAAGATTTTAATATCAATACACAATTTGGTGAATTTAGATTAAGAGCGTATAAACAAACAACTAATAACCAAATACATATCGCGCTTACTAAAGGTTCTTGGAAACCTACAGATGAAGTATTAGTCAAAGTAAATTCAACTTTAATAAATAATGCATTAGGTTTATTGACTGAAAAACCAGATGATAAATTTCAACGAATTTTTGATTTAATAAATCATGAAAAAGCTGGTGCAGTAGTTTTTATCAATCAAGAAAATCAACCACAAGATTTAGTAAATCATTTGAAAAGTTTAAAAACCAATACAACCAAATCATCAAGTGATATGGATAAAAAAGATTTTGGTATTGGTGCTCAAATTCTACATGATTTAGGGATTGTAAAATTACGTGTAATTACAAACGCTAAAAACATTACTAAACGTGTAGGAATGACAGGATATGGTTTAGAAATTACGGATTATATCAATTACTAA